GCCGGCGGCCGCTCCCGACCAGAAGGCCATGATGGACGCCTGGATGAAATTCGCCACGCCGGGGCCGGGGCACAAGGCCCTCGAGCCGCTCGTCGGAACGTGGAACGCCAGGATCTCGTCCTGGATGGCGCCGGGAAGCGCTCCCATCGTCTCGGATGGCGTCTCGGAGACCTCCTGGGTGCTGGGCGGCCGCTATCTCCAGCAGAAGCACGAAGGGTCGTTCATGGGGCAGCCGTTCTCCGGACTCGGCTACACGGCTTACGACAACTACAAGAAGCAGTACCTCGCGACGTGGATGGACAACATGGGCACGTCGATCCTCTCGATGGCGGGCACGGCCGACGCCGCCGGCAAGGTGCTCTCCATGGAGGGAAAGATGGACGACTTCGTCGGCGGACGGGAGCTGACGGTCCGGTCGACGCTCCGCATCGTCGACGCGGATCACAACGTCTACGAGATGTGGTCCCCCGGCCCGGACGGAAAGATGTTCAAGATGATGGAGATCGCGTACACGCGCAAGAAGTAGCCGCCGCGGCAAGACCGTCGCGGGAGCTGGCTCGGGGACCGGGAGCGCGTGACGGCGGCACGGCTCGTCGAACGAGCGACTCGGCCGCGCCGCCGCCACCCCCTTCGCCGACGCTTTCGCTCCCGCATTGCGGAGCCTTCGCCTCGATCACTCGCGCACTGGCGTGCGCGGCGATCGGCGCGCTCGGAGCTGACGCGCCGGCCGCTTCGCGGCCGAGCCTTCGGCTCGGCGCTCGACACCCTTCGGCGAAAGCTCTCCGCGATGCGAAAGTCCCGATCGGGAGCCGCCGCGGACGGCCCACCGCCTCGCTCGCGTCTCTGCGCGCCTCGTCGTCGCCTGTAATCGAGTCACACGGATCGAGCCAAACCCCTCAGTCCTCGATACTCAACTCCCTCAAAATGAACGCCACGTCCAACGCGCGCTCGCGGAGCGAATCGTACCGCCCGGATGCGCCGCCGTGCCCGGCGGACATGTTCGTCTTCAAGAGCAGCGCGCGGTCGTCGGTCTTGACCGCGCGGAGCTTCGCCACGAGCTTCGCCGGCTCCCAGTACGGGACCTGACTGTCGTTCAACGCCGTCTTCACGAGCATCGCCGGATACGCCCGCGCGTCGACGTTGTCGTAGGGGGAGTACCGGCGCATGTAGTGGTAGGCCTCCGCTTCGTTGGGGTTTCCCCACTCCTCGTACTCGGTCACGGTCAGCGGGAGCGACGGATCGAGCATCGTGCTCAGGACGTCGACGAACGGAACCGCGGTGACGATCGCGCGGAAGAGGTCGGGGCGCAGGTTGATCACGGCGCCCATCAGCAGCCCTCCGGCGCTGCGTCCTTCCGCGACGAGCTTCTCGGCAGAGGTGTACCCGAGGGCGATCAGGTGCTCGGCGGCCGCGATGAAATCGGTGAAGGTATTCATCTTGCGCGCCATCCGCCCGTCCTCGTGCCACCTCTTCCCGAGCTCCGCACCGCCGCGGATGTGCGCGGCCGCGAAGACGAAGCCGCGATCGAGGAGCGCCAGACGCGCCGGATCGAAGCGGATCGGGAAGTTCAGCCCGTAAGAGCCGTAGCCCCAGAGATCCATCGGGGCCGACCCGTCGCGCGGGACGTCTTTCCGGTGAACGAGCGAGATCGGGATGCGCGCGCCGTCGGAGGCGACCGCGTCGATGCGCCGCTGCTCGTAGAGGGCCGGGTCGTATCCCGGCACCACCGTCGCCTTGCGGAGCTCGGCGCGGCGCGCGTCCATGTCGTAGTCGTAGATCGACGCGGGGGTCACGAGCGACTCGAAGTCGTAGCGCAGCACCGCGGTGCGGTACTCGCGGTTGCCGGACGGCCGGATCGCGTAGACCTCCTCGTCGAAGGGGATCGCGTGCGACTCGCCCGTCGCGGCGGCCGTCACCACGACGCGCGGCAGCCCTCGCTCGCGCTCGTACCGCACGACGTGCCCGGCGAAGCAGTCGATCCCCTCGATCATCACGTCGGCGCGCTCGGGAACGATCTCGCGCCAGCTCTCGCGCCGGGGGTCCGCCGCGGGAGCGACGACGACGCGGAAATTCGGCGCCCGGCGTCCCGACGCATCGCGCCCGTTCGTCCGGACGTAGAAGAGATCCTCGCGGTGGTCCACGTCGTATTCGTGGTCCTCGTCCCGCGCGGCGATCAGGCGAAATTCTCCCCGCGGCGCGGACGCCTCGAGGAACCGCACCTCCGAGGACGTGTGGCTCCCCGACAGGAGGAAGACGAAGCGGCCGCTGCGCGACCGGTACGCGCCGACGTCGAAGCGCTCGTCGGTCTCCTCGTACACGAGCTCTCCGGCGGCCTCTCCCAGGACGCGGCGGTAGAACCGCCACGGGCGCTTGGCGGCGTCGACCATCGCGTAGAAGAGCGTCTTTCCGTCGGCCGCCCACACGAGCGAGTCGGCCGCCGTGTCCTCGACCCGGTCGGGCAGCATCCCGCCGGTGCGGAGGTCCTTCACGCGGAGCGTGTAGCTCCGGTCGCCGGTTTCGTCGGTCGAGTAGGCGAGGAGCGCGCCGTCGTCGGACACGGCGTAATCGCCGATCGCCATGAACTCCTTCCCGCGAGCGAGCGCGTTGACGTCGAGCGTCACTTTCTCCGGCGCGTCGAGCGCCTCGCGGCGCCGGCAGTAGATCGGGTACTGTTTTCCTTCCTCCGTGCGGGCGTAATAGAAAAAGTCGCCTTCCCGGTACGGGACCGTGAGGTCGGTTTCGCGGATGTGGCCGACCATCTCGCGGTAGAGCGTCTGCTGGAGAGCGGTGGTCGGCGCCATGATCGTCTCCG
This portion of the Thermoanaerobaculia bacterium genome encodes:
- a CDS encoding S9 family peptidase, giving the protein MRPPPVSAPVPPLAPRRPTRLELHGHVRVDDYFWLRDRNDPEVAAYLEAENRYAETIMAPTTALQQTLYREMVGHIRETDLTVPYREGDFFYYARTEEGKQYPIYCRRREALDAPEKVTLDVNALARGKEFMAIGDYAVSDDGALLAYSTDETGDRSYTLRVKDLRTGGMLPDRVEDTAADSLVWAADGKTLFYAMVDAAKRPWRFYRRVLGEAAGELVYEETDERFDVGAYRSRSGRFVFLLSGSHTSSEVRFLEASAPRGEFRLIAARDEDHEYDVDHREDLFYVRTNGRDASGRRAPNFRVVVAPAADPRRESWREIVPERADVMIEGIDCFAGHVVRYERERGLPRVVVTAAATGESHAIPFDEEVYAIRPSGNREYRTAVLRYDFESLVTPASIYDYDMDARRAELRKATVVPGYDPALYEQRRIDAVASDGARIPISLVHRKDVPRDGSAPMDLWGYGSYGLNFPIRFDPARLALLDRGFVFAAAHIRGGAELGKRWHEDGRMARKMNTFTDFIAAAEHLIALGYTSAEKLVAEGRSAGGLLMGAVINLRPDLFRAIVTAVPFVDVLSTMLDPSLPLTVTEYEEWGNPNEAEAYHYMRRYSPYDNVDARAYPAMLVKTALNDSQVPYWEPAKLVAKLRAVKTDDRALLLKTNMSAGHGGASGRYDSLRERALDVAFILRELSIED
- a CDS encoding DUF1579 domain-containing protein, which codes for MEEGKMHRRSILSGVLVVLTAAFAVAGDNPAPAAAPDQKAMMDAWMKFATPGPGHKALEPLVGTWNARISSWMAPGSAPIVSDGVSETSWVLGGRYLQQKHEGSFMGQPFSGLGYTAYDNYKKQYLATWMDNMGTSILSMAGTADAAGKVLSMEGKMDDFVGGRELTVRSTLRIVDADHNVYEMWSPGPDGKMFKMMEIAYTRKK